A window of Plantibacter sp. PA-3-X8 genomic DNA:
CCCCCGGGGTACCTGTTGCAACCGACCCGGCGCGACATGACGGCGAACTGATGAGGCATCGACACCGGGACGGCCGTCGCTCGACCGCGTGCATCCCGGCGCCGAGCGCGGACGAGCTCAGTCGGCCCGCACCGGGCCGATCGTCATCCAGGCGACCGCCGTGTTCGAGCAGGCCGGGACGGCTGACGAGGCCACGAAGACCGCCGTGAACGAGTGCGGCGGGTAGACCCGATAGCCGTCGCCGGTCACCGCCTCGCAGTCGTCGAGCGGCCCGCCGTCGGATCCGATGTTGACCGAGGTGAGGGTCGCCGACGCCGAACCTCCCGCTGGAAGCGTCACGTCGGCCGGCGCCGCGTCCTCCTGCTGGACCGCTGCGGCGCCCAACTGGGTGCCGTCGCCGTCTCCGACGACCGAGACCCCCGGAGCCCCGCGGAGGACACACGATTCCCGACCGGTGTTCGTGAACACGACGTTGGAGAAGATGCTGCCCGCACCTGCATCGGCCCCCGAGACGGTGACCTGGAGGACGCTGTCCGCGCACTGGCCCGCCGGCGCGTTCGGATCGACCGCAGCCGTTGACGTCGGGCTGCTCGTCGGTGACGGAGCCGCCGACGTCGCGATCGCCGAGGGGGACGGAGCGGGAGACCCCGCGCAACCTGCCAGGAGCAGGACGACGGCGAGCGGTGTGATGGTGAGGAGGGATCGGCGCATGCGCTCACGCTAGCGACCGGGCGAGTCCGACGCCAGGGACCGACGTCCCCTGTCGACGTCCGGAGACCCTCCGCGGCGTTCAGCCGAGGAGACCGAGCTCACCCACCGCAGCACGCTCCTCCTCGAGTTCCGCCACGGAGGCGTCGATACGCCGCTGCCAGACGGGCGCGATGTCGAGCCCCTCGACGACCTCCCAGCGTCCGTCGACCGAGCGGGCCGGGAACGAACTCACGAGCCCCTCCGGCACGCCGTACCAGCCCTCCGAGGGGAGCGCCACGGACGTCCAGCGCTCCGGCCGGCCCGGGGTCGCCGTGCCGTTCACCCAGTCATGCACGTGATCGATGGCGGCGGCAGCGGCCGAGGCGGCGGACGACGAGCCCCGGACCGCGATGATCTCCGCACCGCGCTTCGCAACCCGTGGGATGAACTCGTCGGCGAGCCACTCCTCGTCGACGAGTTCGAGGGCCGGACGACCATCGACCGTCGCGTGGGAGAGGTCCGGCACCTGGGTCGCCGAGTGATTGCCCCAGATCACGACGCCGTCGATCTCGGACACGGCTGCGCCGGTCTTGGCGGCCAACTGCGCGACGGCGCGGTTGTGGTCGAGTCGGGTCAGGGCGGTGAACCGTTCGGCCGGCACCCCGGCGGCGGCCGCCTGCGCGATGAGTGCGTTCGTGTTGGCCGGGTTGCCGACCACCAGGACGCGCACGTCGTCGGCCGCACCGGCTCCGATCGCCGCGCCCTGCGGTGCGAAGATCCCGCCGTTGGCCGCGAGGAGGTCGGCTCGTTCCATGCCCGGACCACGTGGACGGGCACCGACGAGCAGGGCGACGTCCACCCCGTCGAAGGCGCGCGACATCTCGGTCGTCGCCTCCACCCCGGCCAGGAGCGGGAACGCGCAGTCCTGCAGTTCCAAGGCCGTCCCCTCGGCCGCTCCGAGACCCTGCGGGATCTCGAGCAGGCGCAGGACGACGGGCCGGTCCGGCCCCAGCAGCTGACCTGACGCGATGCGGAAGAGCAGGGAGTAGCCGATCTGGCCTCCGGCTCCGGTGACGGTGACGACGGTGGGTTCGCTCATACGCCCACGCTACTCCGCGGCCTCCGGGGTGGGTCGTGAGGCCTGCAGGTCCGCCTCGGCGGAGTCGACCGCCTCGTGCTCCTCCGGGGACACCGGCCCCACCCGGCTCTTCCGTTGGGCCGAGGACTCGGACGGCAGCGCGACGGCCGCCTCCGTGATGCGGTTCGCCATCCCGTTGAAGATGATCCCGTGGAACGGCAGGATCGCGAACCAGTAGAGGCGTCCGCCGAGCCCCTTCGGGAAGAAGACGGCGCGCTGCCGGTAGACCGAGCCGTCGCCGACCGGGGTCGCGCTCATCTCCAGCCACGCGAGACCGGGCACGCGCATCTCGGCGCGCAGGCGAAGCATCCGACCACGTTCGAGGTACTCCACGCGCCAGAAGTCGAGGGCGTCCCCGACGCTCAGGTGCTGCGGATCGTCGCGACCACGTCGCAACCCGACACCACCGACGAGCTTGTCCATCCAGCCACGGATCGCCCACGCCAACGGGAAGGAGTACCACCCGTTCTCGCCGCCGATGGACTCGATCACCGAGAAGAGCCGGTCGGCGCCCGCGGAGGTCTTCCGTTCCTTGAGATCGATGTAGACGGTGTGTCCGGCCCAGTCGGGGTCGCTCGGCAGCGGGTCGCTCGGCGCGCCGTCCACGGTCGCGTTCCGCCAGGAGGTCTCGACCTCACCGTCGCGCATGCGCTGCAGCGCGAGGCGCACCGCGCGTCGGTACCCCGTCAGACCGCCCTCCGGCGGCGGGATGACCGCGTCGATGTCGTGGTCGCCCATGACGCAGTCGACGAGCAGCGACTCGATGATCGGCGACGCGAGCCGGCGCGGGATCGGGGTGACGAGGTTCACCCACTGCGAGGCCAACCACGGGGTGAGGACCGGGAGCGGCGCGATCGGGCGCTGCGGGAGGCCGGCCTCGACCGCGTAGCCGTTCATCATCTGTCCGTACCGGAGGACGTCGGGGCCGCCGATGTCGAAGGCCCGGTTCACGTCGCGGTCGACCTCGGCGCTCGCCAGCAGGTAGTGCAGGACGTCACGGACCGCGATCGGCTGGATGAAGTTCCGGACCCAGCGCGGCGCCGGCATGTACGGCAGGATGTCCGTCAGATGGCGGATCATCTCGAAGGAGGTCGATCCCGAACCGATGACCACGCCGGCCTGCAGGACGATCGTCGGAACGCCCGAGGCGAGCAGGATCCGCCCGACCTCGGTGCGGGACCGCAGGTGCTTCGACAGCTCGACGCCCTCGGGGTGCAGGCCACCGAGGTAGACGATGCGCGACACCCCTGCCGCGGCAGCGCCGGCGGCCACGTGCTCCGCGGCGTCGAGCTCCGTCTGCTCGAAGTCGCCCTTGCCACCCATGGAGTGCACGAGGTAGTAGACGACGTCGACGTCCACGCAGGCCGATGCGACCTGAGCCGCGTCACCGAGATCACCCTCGACGACCTCCACCTGATCGCGCCAGGGCACGTCGGTGAGCTTCTGCGGCGAGCGCACGAGCACCCGGACCGTGTATCCGGCCTCCAGCAGCCGCGGCACGAGCCGCCCGCCGATGTAGCCGGTGGCACCCGTGACGAGCACGCGCTTCGGAGTCGATGATTCGGTCATGGGTGCAACGTTACGACCCGTCGACGACAGCGGCGCCCGGCTGTACAGCCGGGCGCCGCTGTGCAAGCACCACGCGGGTGCCACGAGTCGCTACAGGAGCGCCTTCGTGTGCCAGACGGTCTTCACCTCGGTGAACGCGGTGATCCGGTCGAGACTCGCGGGGACCGAGCCCCGGGAACCGTTCGGGCGGACCACCCGCTTGAGCGTCTCGGCCGCGAGGAGCTCGAGCTCGATCCAGTCGAGCTCGCCGGCGCCGGCGAGGTCGATCGCGTTGACGTCGGCGTGCGATGCGAGCCACGGAGCCATCTCAGCCGGCGATCCGGTCAGCACGTTCACGACACCGCCGGGGACGTCACTCGTGGCGAGCACCTCGGCGAGGCTGATCGACGAGAGCGGCAGGCGCTCGCTCGCGATCACGACGGTCGTGTTCCCCGCGACCAGCGCTGGAGCGACGACGCTCACGAATCCGAGGAGCGACGAGTCCTGCGGCGCGATGAGCGCGACGACGCCAGTCGGCTCCGGAACCGAGAGGTTGAAGTACGGACCCGAGACGGGGTTCGCTCCCCCGACCACCTGGACGTACTTGTCCGCCCAGCCCGCGTACCAGACCCAGAGGTCGATGGCCTCGTCGACCTGTGCTGCGGCCTTCGCCTGCGAGACGCCTTCAGCCTGGACGATCTCCTCGATGAACTGCGCCCGCCGACCCTCGAGCAGCTCGGCGATACGGTACAGCACCTGCCCGCGGTTGTAGGCGGTGGCACCAGACCAGCCGGCCAGCGCCGATCGTGCGGCGACCACCGCGTCGCGGACGTCCTTCCGCGAGGCGAGCGATGCGTTCGCGAGGAACTCCCCCTTGGCGTTCGTCACCTCGTACGTCCTTCCGGATTCGCTGCGTGGGAACTTGCCGCCGATGGCGAGCTTGTAGGTCTTCGGGATGGTGAGCCGGCTCATCGCTGGGCTCCCTTCTTGGCAGCCTTGGGAGCTGCGGTGGGGGCGGACACTGCGGAACCGGCCGGCGCGAGGTAGGCACCGAGCCCGTGGCGACCACCCTCGCGGCCGTACCCCGACTCCTGGTACCCGCCGAACGGGCTGGCTGGATCGAACCGGTTGAAGGTGTTCGCCCAGATGACGCCGGCGCGGAGCTTGTCCGCGACCGCGAGGATCCGGCTGCCCTTGTCGCTCCAGATCCCGGCCGACAGTCCGTACGGGGTGTTGTTCGCCTTCGCGATGGCCTCCGCGGGCGTCCGGAAGGACATGACCGAGAGGACCGGCCCGAAGATCTCCTCGCGGGCGATCCGGTGACTGGTGGACACGTTCGTGAAGATCGTCGGCGCGAACCAGAACCCGTTCTCGGGCAGCTCGCAGTCCGGGCTCCACCGTTCGGCGCCTTCGAGCTCGCCGATGTCCGAGAGCTCGCGGATGCGGGCCAACTGCTCGGCCGAGTTGATCGCGCCGACATCCGTGTTCTTGTCGAGCGGGTCGCCGACGCGCAGCGTCTGCAGACGGCTCTTC
This region includes:
- a CDS encoding DUF4232 domain-containing protein, with amino-acid sequence MRRSLLTITPLAVVLLLAGCAGSPAPSPSAIATSAAPSPTSSPTSTAAVDPNAPAGQCADSVLQVTVSGADAGAGSIFSNVVFTNTGRESCVLRGAPGVSVVGDGDGTQLGAAAVQQEDAAPADVTLPAGGSASATLTSVNIGSDGGPLDDCEAVTGDGYRVYPPHSFTAVFVASSAVPACSNTAVAWMTIGPVRAD
- a CDS encoding malate dehydrogenase; protein product: MSEPTVVTVTGAGGQIGYSLLFRIASGQLLGPDRPVVLRLLEIPQGLGAAEGTALELQDCAFPLLAGVEATTEMSRAFDGVDVALLVGARPRGPGMERADLLAANGGIFAPQGAAIGAGAADDVRVLVVGNPANTNALIAQAAAAGVPAERFTALTRLDHNRAVAQLAAKTGAAVSEIDGVVIWGNHSATQVPDLSHATVDGRPALELVDEEWLADEFIPRVAKRGAEIIAVRGSSSAASAAAAAIDHVHDWVNGTATPGRPERWTSVALPSEGWYGVPEGLVSSFPARSVDGRWEVVEGLDIAPVWQRRIDASVAELEEERAAVGELGLLG
- a CDS encoding SDR family oxidoreductase, which encodes MTESSTPKRVLVTGATGYIGGRLVPRLLEAGYTVRVLVRSPQKLTDVPWRDQVEVVEGDLGDAAQVASACVDVDVVYYLVHSMGGKGDFEQTELDAAEHVAAGAAAAGVSRIVYLGGLHPEGVELSKHLRSRTEVGRILLASGVPTIVLQAGVVIGSGSTSFEMIRHLTDILPYMPAPRWVRNFIQPIAVRDVLHYLLASAEVDRDVNRAFDIGGPDVLRYGQMMNGYAVEAGLPQRPIAPLPVLTPWLASQWVNLVTPIPRRLASPIIESLLVDCVMGDHDIDAVIPPPEGGLTGYRRAVRLALQRMRDGEVETSWRNATVDGAPSDPLPSDPDWAGHTVYIDLKERKTSAGADRLFSVIESIGGENGWYSFPLAWAIRGWMDKLVGGVGLRRGRDDPQHLSVGDALDFWRVEYLERGRMLRLRAEMRVPGLAWLEMSATPVGDGSVYRQRAVFFPKGLGGRLYWFAILPFHGIIFNGMANRITEAAVALPSESSAQRKSRVGPVSPEEHEAVDSAEADLQASRPTPEAAE
- a CDS encoding aldehyde dehydrogenase; the protein is MSRLTIPKTYKLAIGGKFPRSESGRTYEVTNAKGEFLANASLASRKDVRDAVVAARSALAGWSGATAYNRGQVLYRIAELLEGRRAQFIEEIVQAEGVSQAKAAAQVDEAIDLWVWYAGWADKYVQVVGGANPVSGPYFNLSVPEPTGVVALIAPQDSSLLGFVSVVAPALVAGNTTVVIASERLPLSSISLAEVLATSDVPGGVVNVLTGSPAEMAPWLASHADVNAIDLAGAGELDWIELELLAAETLKRVVRPNGSRGSVPASLDRITAFTEVKTVWHTKALL